A stretch of Mustelus asterias chromosome 24, sMusAst1.hap1.1, whole genome shotgun sequence DNA encodes these proteins:
- the LOC144511481 gene encoding general transcription and DNA repair factor IIH helicase subunit XPD-like, whose translation MFLHKSFLYPATALCSLWVILVFELIAGFMSIDVSLLCFLTVHHYGRAVIMFGVPYVYTQSRILKARLEYLRDQFQIRENDFLTFDAMRHAAQCVGRVIRGKTDYGLMIFADKRFARADKRGKLPRWIQEHITDSNLNLTVDEAVQISKHFLRHMAQPFQQEDQLGLSLLSLDQLESEEILTRIQQISHQV comes from the exons ATGTTTCTTCATAAAAGCTTCCTCTATCCTGCCACCGCACTCTGTTCACTTTGGGTGATTTTAGTGTTTGAATTGATTGCTGGATTCATGTCCATTGATGTTTCTCTGCTGTGTTTTCTGACAGTCCATCACTATGGGAGAGCTGTCATTATGTTTGGTGTTCCCTATGTCTACACTCAGAGCAGAATCCTGAAG GCCCGTTTAGAATACCTACGGGATCAGTTCCAAATCCGTGAGAATGACTTCCTGACGTTCGATGCAATGAGACATGCCGCACAATGTGTGGGAAGAGTCATCCGCGGAAAAACCGATTACGGCCTCATGATTTTTGCAGATAAG CGATTTGCTCGCGCTGATAAACGTGGGAAGCTGCCTCGCTGGATCCAGGAACACATTACTGACAGTAACCTCAATCTGACTGTGGATGAAGCTGTGCAAATCTCCAAGCACTTCCTCCGACACATGGCCCAGCCATTCCAGCAG GAGGACCAGTTGGGATTATCACTGCTTTCCCTGGATCAGCTCGAATCAGAGGAGATTCTCACCCGGATCCAGCAAATTTCTCATCAAGTGTGA